TGTCATGCCGTTTAAGTTTCTGGGTGTTATGGTTGGTGGCAATCCAAGGAAGGTAGGTATGTGGAAGGATGTGCTCAACGATGTTAGAAGAAGACTTGATAAGTGGCGTGGGAGGTTTTTGTCTATGGGAGGAAGGGTGACGCTCATTAATTCCATCTTGAACTCTATACCTATCTATTCTCTATCCTTTTACCATGCCCCTAAGAAAGTCTTAAGCGAGATAAGGCGAATTCAAAGAAGATTCCTTTGGGGAGTGGTGGACGGAGGTAATCGTATAAATTAGGTCAGCTGGAGTAAAGTATGTAAGCTTAAAGAAGAAGGTGGGCTGGGAAATAGAGATGTTGGATGCATGAATATTTCTTTACTCGTGAAGTGGAAGTGGCGCATACTCAATGAGAATGAAGCGATATGGATGAATTTACTAAAGCACTGATATTATAAACCGAAGGTCAAGATGTTAGTTAATGATAAAATTGTTATTTCGAAGGGT
The Vicia villosa cultivar HV-30 ecotype Madison, WI linkage group LG6, Vvil1.0, whole genome shotgun sequence genome window above contains:
- the LOC131614136 gene encoding uncharacterized protein LOC131614136: MEEYRGFQVGDNNIVDILHFANDTIILGNGDIHDLWGLKSILRGFELMSGLKVNFGKSSILGVNLSSRIIAMSSAFLNCVIGVMPFKFLGVMVGGNPRKVGMWKDVLNDVRRRLDKWRGRFLSMGGRVTLINSILNSIPIYSLSFYHAPKKVLSEIRRIQRRFLWGVVDGGNRIN